Below is a window of Planctomycetes bacterium MalM25 DNA.
CGGTCGACGAGGCGATCTGGCGGATCGTGCTGGACATCTCCTCGGCGGCGGCGGCGATCGTGTTGGTCTGGCTGCGCGACGTGTCCGCGTCGCGTTCCATGCCGCCCGCGGTGGCGACGAGCGACTCGGACTCGGCCGACAGCTCGTGGGCCGCGTGCGAGATCGAACGGATCGTCCCTTCGAGCTTGTCCATAAAGGCGTTGAACCCGCCGGCGAGGTCGCCGAGTTCGTCGGGCGTGACCTCGATCCGCCGGGTGAGGTCGCCCTCCCCTTCGGCGATGTCGTTCACGCGGTCGGTGACCAACCTGAGGCCTCGCAGGGTCGAACGGACCGAGGTGACGCCGATCCAAGCGGCGGCCGCGATCAGCGAGACCACCAGCACCGAGGCCCACGCCAGGGCCGCGGCGGCCGAGGCGGAGAGCTTGGCGGTGTGTGACTTCAGGCGACGGGCCAGCTCGTCGTCGACCTGTTTGAGCAGGTTGATCTTCTTGGTGATCGTGTCGAACCAGACGCCCGCGTCGGCGCCGAAGCCCCCCTCGCTCGACCGAGAGACCGCCAACTCGCGGAAGCCGTGCACCTGCTCGACGCACGGGGCGGCGAGGGTCTCGGCGAAGAAGGCGAGGTCGTCCGGCGTGGCGAGCGCCTTGAACTCATCGAGGTAGGCGGCTTGCAGCGCCACGAGCGACGTGAACTTCTCGTACATGCCCGGGCCGAAGCGGTCCTGTGCGAAGGTGTTCGCCAGCACCGCCCGTTCAATGCCCGCCCGCTCCTTCGATTTCAGGAACGCGTTGTAAGAGACGATCCGTGCGGTGATCTCACCGACGCTCGTTGCGGCGGACGCCTTGCCGTTCGCCTCGAGCAGCGCGGCGTTGACCTTGGTGTAGTACCCGATCGCTTGGGGCGCGAGGACGTTGAGCCCGTCCACCGCCTCGCGGATCGCTTCAAGGGAAGTCAGCAACTCCGAGCCCCGTTCAATGGCGGCGGCGAACTCGGCGCCCTGGGCCTGGACGTCGCACGCCCCGAGGAACGCTCGGTACTCGGCGAGCTGGGCGTCGGTCAGCCGGCGTTGCTCCGCGAGCCGCTCGCCGAACTTCTTCCCTTGGCTGCCCAGGAAGCCGGCGGTGGCGCCGCGTTCCTTCTGGGTCTCGTGGATCAGGCAACTGACCCGTACGCCGTAGTCGGCGAAGTTCTGAACCGTGTGGAGTTCGTTGACTTCCCGCCAATCCGAGGCGATGCGGGCGCCCCCCAGGACGAGGAGCCCGACGGCGGGCAGGGCGAGTGCGAGGCAGAGCTTGGTCTTGATCTTCATGGCGGTGCTTCGAAGAGAGGGAGGGAACCACCCCAACGGTTCCGCCTAAGGGGCTTGACGAAAAGTAGGCCCCTCTCAACACACCAAACGACCAAAAGGGTCAGAACTCGGCACAGGACGACCGGACCAGCCGGAGCCCCCTTCATACGCCGCACAACCTGAACGAAACCCTGCGCTCTACCACAGATGCCATGCGCCGAACCACAGCACGTACACCCCCAGCAAGAAGTTGGTGATCGCGTGCGCGGTGACACAGTCCCAGAAGTTCTTCGTGCGGACCATCAGCCAAGTCACCAGGCTGAACCAGATCATCGCGGCGAACTTCTCGGGGTGGGTCAGCATCGGGAAGGCGGTGCCGACAAGGATCGCCGTGGTCGTGACCCGCCCGAAGGGGACCCGCCAGAGATTCGGGCTGATCACGGTCCGCATGAGCCACCCGCGGAGCATCAGCTCCTCGAACAACGGCACAAAGAGCGTGAGCCCGAGCATCCGAACGAAGATGAACGCGTACCGGTTCGCCGGCTCGGTGATCTGCTTGAGCGGGTTGAACGAGGAACGCTCGCCGAAACCGATCAGGCCCAACACGCCCATCGCGGGGCTATCCGGGCCGCCGACCAACTCGATCAGCTTGCCCTCGAGGTTCAGCGAGGAGCACCCGATCCACAGGAAGAGGCCCACCACCCCGACGACGATCGCCAGCGGAGAGATCCCCTTCCCCTCGGGGCCGGACCATCTCCACTGGCCCCAGGCGGCGCGGCAGAACCAGAGGGTCACCGCGACGCACGCCAGCTTGAACGCGTAGATCGCCGGGTAGTGGTCGTAGGTCAGGCCGAAGAGACCCGCCTTGGTGGGGGTGGGCTCCAACTGCCCCAGCAGCATGAAGACCACCATCGGCAACAGGTAGGTCCACGTGTTGTTGGCGTCGAGCCAGCGGTCGCTGGGCGGCGGGGTGTCGTCGCGGGGATCGAGGTCGTCGTCGGTCATCGGGTCGGGGCGCCGGGAGCGGATCGGTGGGGGGGTCCGCAAGGGTAACTCACGGCGGGCTCGGCGGCTCCGGGGCCCCCCGAACCGAGCGGCCGGCGGCTCCGTAAAGGCCGGGAGCCGCGTGTCGGGACCGATTCGCCTCGGAACGGGCGATTTTCCGGTCAGAAGCGGCCTGTTCCCGGGGCGAAGTCTTAGTAAGATTACGAGCTTCGGCCCAGTCGGCCGGCGGCGGTACCGGTGCGCCCGGCCCCGCCACGCTTCCCGATCGTGGTCCGATCGCGGCGATTCCCCCTTCCAGGCCCCCTCCCGGGGCGCTCCCTCCATTCCAAGCTGTCAGGCCGTCGAGGCCCGCCTCGGCGACCGCCCAAGGACTCCTAACCATGAACCTCGCGAAAGTCCGCAACATCGGCATCTCGGCCCACATCGACTCGGGCAAGACGACGCTCAGCGAGCGGATCCTGTTCTACGCCGGTCGGATCCACAAGATCGAGGACGTCCGGGGCGGTGGCGACGGCGCCGTGATGGACAACATGGAGCTGGAGAAGGAGCGCGGCATCACGATCGCGTCGGCCGCCACGTCGCTCAAGTGGAAGGGCCACGACATCAACCTGATCGACACGCCGGGTCACGTCGACTTCACGGTCGAGGTCGAGCGTTCGCTCCGCGTGCTGGACGGCGCCATCCTGGTGCTGTGCAGCGTTGGCGGCGTGCAGTCGCAGTCGATGACGGTCGACCGCCAGATGAAGCGTTACAACGTGCCCCGCCTCGCGTTCATCAACAAGATGGACCGGACGGGCTCCGACCCGTTCAGCGTGACCAAGCAGGTCCGCGACAAGCTGGGCGCCGACGCGGTGCTGTTCCAGCTGCCGATCGGCAAGGAAGAGAACTTCCAGGGCGTCATCGACCTGATCGCGATGAAGGCCTACTACAACGACGGCGACAACGGCGAGACGCTCCGCGTCGAGGAGATCCCCGCCGAGCTGAAGGACCAGGCCGACGAGTACCGCGCCGCGATGCTTGAGGCCCTCTCGATGTACGACGACGCCCTGATGGAGAAGATGCTCGGCGAGGAGGAGATCACCGAGGACGAGATCCACGCCATCGTCCGCGACGCGGTCATCAACCAGGCGTTCACACCGGTCTTCATGGGCTCGGCGTTCAAGAACAAGTCGGTCCAGCCGCTGCTCGACGCGATCAACCGTTACCTGCCCGCCCCGACCGAGGTCGAGAACACCGGCTCGAACCCCGTGACCGGCGACAAGATCGTCCTCGAGTCGGACGCCAACAAGCCGCTCGTGGCGATGGGCTTCAAGATCACCGACGACGAGTA
It encodes the following:
- the pctA gene encoding Methyl-accepting chemotaxis protein PctA, translated to MKIKTKLCLALALPAVGLLVLGGARIASDWREVNELHTVQNFADYGVRVSCLIHETQKERGATAGFLGSQGKKFGERLAEQRRLTDAQLAEYRAFLGACDVQAQGAEFAAAIERGSELLTSLEAIREAVDGLNVLAPQAIGYYTKVNAALLEANGKASAATSVGEITARIVSYNAFLKSKERAGIERAVLANTFAQDRFGPGMYEKFTSLVALQAAYLDEFKALATPDDLAFFAETLAAPCVEQVHGFRELAVSRSSEGGFGADAGVWFDTITKKINLLKQVDDELARRLKSHTAKLSASAAAALAWASVLVVSLIAAAAWIGVTSVRSTLRGLRLVTDRVNDIAEGEGDLTRRIEVTPDELGDLAGGFNAFMDKLEGTIRSISHAAHELSAESESLVATAGGMERDADTSRSQTNTIAAAAEEMSSTIRQIASSTDQLSGGIDHVSGSVGDISSAIDEVAARSSESADVANSVNRSVSLSSQRVRELGEAAADIDGVVNLIEEVAEQTNLLALNATIEAARAGEAGKGFAVVATEVKELAHQSAKATTGIRQRVSAMQSGAAETAEAIQDIESSIAQMTQLIAEIDASIHSQSEGVQAIANVMGDSASASAAISTSVHESAEASDEVARGALSIDQTVVETAGAAKRTNDSGRSVAAMAGTLTELTGQFRFRD
- a CDS encoding CAAX amino terminal protease self- immunity produces the protein MTDDDLDPRDDTPPPSDRWLDANNTWTYLLPMVVFMLLGQLEPTPTKAGLFGLTYDHYPAIYAFKLACVAVTLWFCRAAWGQWRWSGPEGKGISPLAIVVGVVGLFLWIGCSSLNLEGKLIELVGGPDSPAMGVLGLIGFGERSSFNPLKQITEPANRYAFIFVRMLGLTLFVPLFEELMLRGWLMRTVISPNLWRVPFGRVTTTAILVGTAFPMLTHPEKFAAMIWFSLVTWLMVRTKNFWDCVTAHAITNFLLGVYVLWFGAWHLW